The sequence AACAGGTGCGGCTTGCCTCGAAGCACGCGCTCCAGGTGCTTTTGAGTAAAGCCATCCGGCCCGCACCCAAAGTTGGACACCACGATAGGGAAGAGCCGTTTGTCCCCAAGAGTGAGTAGGGCTGCGCGGACCATGTCCCGCGGGAATTTCCAGGGCAGGTCGCGCCATTCCTCGTCGAGTGCAACATGGTGTAAGGGAAGGAAGCCCATGGGTATTGCGAGGATGCCCAACCTTTTTAGATGGGCCGCAAGGTTCAGATTAAGAAACGAATCGTAAGTGTTATAGGGGCGTCCCAGAATCACGACCGCTCGTTCGAACTGGCCGGACAGAATCTGCTCGCCACGCTCCAGGATGCGCTTCCTGAACGTGGCATAGGCCTCCTTAGCTTCCCGGTAAGCCTCTTGAAGTTCCTCCTCGCTGACTCCCAACTGGGAGCACAGGGTGATGAGGCCCTCTGCGATTCCTTCAAACTCCTCGGTGAATCGAACCTGAGGAGTGATTACACGTGTAGGCACCACGCCGCTGACCATGTAGGGTAGGGCTTGGGTGTAGAGACAGGCGTGGCTGCGGTCCCCTTCACTTCGCTCCGTTGGCGGAAGCTCCACGACGGAGGGGAGCACGATCATGTCCACGTGCTTTTCGGCGAGTTCCAGCACATGCCCGAAAGTCATTTTCACGGGCAAGCAAGTCTCCGACGGGAGCACCCCGGTCGCGCGCGAAAGGAGGAGCGGAGAACTGCGCCCAGAAATGACCGGCTCAAAGCCAAGGTGATGGAAGAGAGTGGCCCAGAAGGGGAGGAGCTCATAGAAGAGCGAGGCCCTGGGCAAGCCCACACGACCGCGCACCTGCTCGCGGTCGCTGCGCACATGCGACTCCGCCAGCGCATTGTATTCCGCAAACAGGTCCGGTAATCCGGGATCAGTCGCCCCCTTTGTCTCCCTGCTGGTGTAACGTTCGCACGTGTCGCCGAAATGCACCACCTCGCTGCCAAGATGGATACGGTTGACCTGGCACCGATTCGCGCAGTGGGCGCACTCAAAGCTGGAAATAGTGTACTCGCGACACTGGTCCATACCACGGAAGGCCGTAGGGCGACCAGTCTGGCGATAGAAGCGCTGTGCCAATAGGGCTGCACCAATTGCTCCAGAGATGCGGTTGTAAGGATGGACCCTGACCTCTTTTTGCAGGAGTGAGGAGAGGGCTGCTACCACGGCCTGGTTTGAGGCCACGCCGCCCTGGAACACGATAAAGCTGCCGATCCGTCGATTGCCCACCACTTTTTCCAAATAGTTCCTGGCGATGGAATAGGCCAAACCCGCGGCGATGTCTGCAAGGGGCACCCCCGCTGCTTGGCTGTGCGCCACCTCAGCATCCATAAACACCGTACAGCGGCTGCCCAGGTCGAGCGGTTGGTCGCTGGAGAATGCCAACGAGGCAAACTCGCCGATGATGTTAATCCCCAGCCGCTGGGCCTGCTCCTCCAAGAACGAACCCGTCCCTGCCGCACAGATCTTGTTCATGGTAAAATCTGCCAGACGGCCTTCCTGCAGGCTGATGTACTTGGAGTCTTGGCCGCCTATTTCGAAGATGGTGTCGGCCTGCGGGAAGTAGAAGAGGGTGCTCGTCATCTGGGCGGTGATTTCGTTTTTTACCACGTCGGCGCCGATGAAGCGAGCGGCCAGGTGTCGTCCGCTGCCGGTGGTGCCCACTGCCAGAATCTCTACCTCCGCGGCGCCTTGCCCGCGAAGCTGGGCCAGCCCCTCCTGTAAAGCCTCTATGGGACGGCCGCGGGTGGGAAGGTAGACCCCAGCCACGACCTGATTGTGCTCATCCAGCAGCACGAGATTGGTGCTCACCGAACCCACGTCCACCCCTAAGAAGGCCTTTGTCCTTCTCTCGATCCTTCCATGCGGTTCTGGAAGAGTGGTCAACGCTGGTCGTTTCAGCGGTGGGAGTCTGTCAAGGCCTGGGGTCACACTTCCTGCTCTCTTGAGCCGGCGGAGCAAAGTGTCGATGCGCAGGCGTGGTGCATCGTGAGCCCGTGCTGCCATCGCGGCCCCTATGGCCGGGAAGAAGGCAAAGTGCCGCGGCACGTGGGAGATTGTTGGCTGCAGGCCCAGGACCTCGCGGAACGCCCGCACCAGACCAGGGTTGGCCATGGCCCCGCCGATCATGACTACCGGCAGTGCCAAAGGACGGCCGGCGAGCACGGTGGCGACAAAGTTGCGCGCCAGGGCCAGGCAAAGGCCATAGGCGATTTCCTCCAAGGGAGTCCCTTTTTGCTGCAGGTGGATCATGTCCGACTTGGCGAAGACGCTGCAGCGGCCGGCGATGGTGGCACCACGTGGGGCCCGGGCGGCAAGCTTGCCCAGCTGCTTGACGCTGATTTGCAATCGCGCGGCCTGCTCCTCCAGAAAGGCCCCAGAGCCCGCCGCGCATAACTCATTCATGGCGTACTCTGCAATGGCCACCTCACCACCCTCTCTCTGGGATTCCAACTGCAGCCATTTGGTGAATTGCGCCCCCACTTCGATGATCGAAGCAGCTTTGGGACAGAGGAGGGCCGCACCTCGTGCTGCAGCCAAAAGCTCGTTCTGTGGCGGCACATCCAGTAGTGACGAGACGAGTTCTTTGCCAACACCGGTCACTGCCACGCCAATCGGAGTAGGGGGAAGGCGTCTCTCCACTCTGCTGAGCAGTTCGGACAAGGTGTCCAGAG comes from candidate division KSB1 bacterium and encodes:
- a CDS encoding acyl-CoA dehydratase activase; its protein translation is MWCGIDVGSSHVKIALLDEGDKVAMTLASAAKGRPLDTLSELLSRVERRLPPTPIGVAVTGVGKELVSSLLDVPPQNELLAAARGAALLCPKAASIIEVGAQFTKWLQLESQREGGEVAIAEYAMNELCAAGSGAFLEEQAARLQISVKQLGKLAARAPRGATIAGRCSVFAKSDMIHLQQKGTPLEEIAYGLCLALARNFVATVLAGRPLALPVVMIGGAMANPGLVRAFREVLGLQPTISHVPRHFAFFPAIGAAMAARAHDAPRLRIDTLLRRLKRAGSVTPGLDRLPPLKRPALTTLPEPHGRIERRTKAFLGVDVGSVSTNLVLLDEHNQVVAGVYLPTRGRPIEALQEGLAQLRGQGAAEVEILAVGTTGSGRHLAARFIGADVVKNEITAQMTSTLFYFPQADTIFEIGGQDSKYISLQEGRLADFTMNKICAAGTGSFLEEQAQRLGINIIGEFASLAFSSDQPLDLGSRCTVFMDAEVAHSQAAGVPLADIAAGLAYSIARNYLEKVVGNRRIGSFIVFQGGVASNQAVVAALSSLLQKEVRVHPYNRISGAIGAALLAQRFYRQTGRPTAFRGMDQCREYTISSFECAHCANRCQVNRIHLGSEVVHFGDTCERYTSRETKGATDPGLPDLFAEYNALAESHVRSDREQVRGRVGLPRASLFYELLPFWATLFHHLGFEPVISGRSSPLLLSRATGVLPSETCLPVKMTFGHVLELAEKHVDMIVLPSVVELPPTERSEGDRSHACLYTQALPYMVSGVVPTRVITPQVRFTEEFEGIAEGLITLCSQLGVSEEELQEAYREAKEAYATFRKRILERGEQILSGQFERAVVILGRPYNTYDSFLNLNLAAHLKRLGILAIPMGFLPLHHVALDEEWRDLPWKFPRDMVRAALLTLGDKRLFPIVVSNFGCGPDGFTQKHLERVLRGKPHLFLEFDEHRGEAGLITRLEAFAEEISAATVPTTRKSLHLPSAARHTAKAGHFFLPYFADHAHAFAGVLRAAGHQVKLLPPPDEETRRLGTQVSSGKECHPFALLVGDLLKLLRSESLPDHSTYFFPGTSMPCLLAQYGSAHALTLRELQATGIQVMTPDTAGLLALLKPAGMLNLWRGLVIIDLLLKAACELRPYEKVPGSTDHAYRQSLVEIEEALAGEVNLGFALEHCIARLERVAVRAHARRPVVGVAGDIYTRINPFANGELFARLEAMGCEVWPAPFLVDTTEFGARHALERGLSRRNALEVLKSTAFVLAEEREAKVIRQRFYQRLGLTPEATYEEVQAMVQPYLGPDTTSILLLNVAKIVEYARRGADGVVNAYCFNCMVGNATAAIIKRIRKEHGNIPIASLVYGEASTAALTTKLEAFVHQVKRHYHRRMHPAEMVN